The following coding sequences lie in one Deinobacterium chartae genomic window:
- the dnaG gene encoding DNA primase, which produces MSSKDEIRARLDLAALIGEYVQLKPVGGNRFKGLCPFHKEKTPSFQVDAARGYYYCFGCKAGGDGFSFLMAIENLSFGDALEKLADRTGVTLERKPQEKHNRDLYEINELALGFFRDALASEAGAEARAYLERRGVSPQLQEDFELGFAPAGWDALLKHAKARSVSELQLLQAGLLSEAPDTGRIYDRFRNRLMFPIRDHLGRLVGFGGRVLDDSKPKYLNTPETEIFKKGELMYGLARARNEAARSGEVVVVEGYMDVIAMHQHGFTHAVATLGTALTADHGALLARLGVSRIALMFDSDAAGQKATLAGLDQMIGSRFLVRALTLPSGKDAADALLAGDLEGVRQALSGGLSEVDFRIHSALAQYDVRSPEGKRGFLMSLLPRMQSLDLLDEVAQRIRSRAAEALGIDERRLIEWIESRAKRKTLTDVHVAGMTQDARPSEERREMFLAQQILQDPTLLGKLEGGVPFRNRLAQEIVDVARHAASREQILEHFRGRPEEKQVFEAMFGAGTYDLLPGDHNAELVEKLMAENRELSLKETESRLTESQLRAEIARLKAALAQAQAAEQLGLLSQISELQRAIEAERRSRKLKGRA; this is translated from the coding sequence ATGAGCAGCAAGGACGAAATTCGCGCCAGACTCGACCTCGCCGCCCTCATCGGCGAGTACGTGCAGCTCAAACCGGTCGGAGGCAACCGCTTCAAGGGACTCTGCCCGTTTCACAAGGAAAAGACCCCGTCTTTTCAGGTGGACGCTGCGCGCGGGTACTACTACTGCTTCGGCTGCAAGGCAGGCGGGGACGGCTTCTCGTTCCTGATGGCGATCGAGAACCTCTCGTTCGGCGACGCCCTCGAGAAACTCGCGGACCGCACCGGCGTCACCCTCGAGCGCAAACCGCAGGAGAAGCACAACCGCGATCTGTACGAGATCAACGAGCTGGCCCTGGGCTTTTTCCGCGATGCCCTGGCCTCCGAAGCCGGGGCCGAGGCGCGCGCCTACCTCGAGCGGCGCGGGGTGAGTCCGCAGCTGCAAGAAGACTTCGAGCTGGGTTTTGCCCCGGCGGGCTGGGACGCCCTGCTCAAGCACGCCAAGGCCCGCAGCGTGTCCGAACTGCAACTGCTGCAGGCCGGTCTGCTCTCCGAAGCCCCCGACACCGGGCGCATCTACGACCGCTTCCGCAACCGCCTCATGTTCCCGATCCGCGACCACCTCGGCCGCCTGGTCGGCTTCGGCGGGCGGGTCCTGGACGACTCCAAACCCAAGTACCTCAACACGCCCGAAACCGAGATCTTCAAGAAGGGCGAACTGATGTACGGCCTGGCGCGCGCGCGCAACGAGGCGGCGCGCAGCGGCGAGGTGGTGGTGGTCGAGGGTTACATGGACGTCATCGCCATGCACCAGCACGGCTTCACCCACGCGGTCGCCACGCTGGGCACCGCCCTCACCGCCGACCACGGTGCGCTGCTGGCTCGCTTGGGCGTCAGCCGCATCGCCCTGATGTTCGACTCGGACGCGGCCGGACAGAAAGCCACCCTCGCGGGGCTTGACCAGATGATCGGCTCGCGCTTCCTGGTGCGCGCCCTGACGCTGCCCAGCGGCAAGGACGCTGCCGACGCGCTGCTCGCCGGGGACCTCGAGGGCGTCCGCCAGGCCCTTTCGGGCGGGCTCTCCGAGGTGGATTTCCGCATCCACAGCGCCCTGGCGCAGTACGACGTGCGCAGCCCCGAGGGCAAGCGCGGCTTTCTGATGTCGCTGCTGCCGCGCATGCAGAGCCTCGACCTGCTCGACGAGGTTGCCCAGCGCATCCGCTCGCGCGCCGCCGAGGCGCTGGGCATCGACGAACGCCGACTCATCGAGTGGATCGAGAGCCGCGCCAAGCGCAAGACCCTCACCGACGTTCATGTGGCCGGCATGACCCAAGACGCGCGCCCCAGCGAGGAGCGCCGCGAGATGTTCCTGGCCCAGCAGATCCTGCAAGATCCCACCCTGCTCGGCAAGCTCGAGGGCGGCGTGCCCTTCCGCAACCGTCTGGCCCAGGAGATCGTGGACGTCGCGCGCCACGCCGCCTCGAGAGAGCAGATCCTCGAGCACTTCCGGGGCCGACCCGAGGAGAAGCAGGTGTTCGAGGCGATGTTCGGGGCCGGGACCTACGACCTGCTGCCCGGAGACCACAACGCCGAACTGGTCGAGAAGCTGATGGCCGAAAACCGCGAGCTGTCGCTGAAAGAAACCGAGTCGCGCCTGACCGAGAGCCAGTTGCGCGCCGAGATCGCCCGCCTCAAGGCCGCCCTGGCCCAGGCTCAGGCAGCCGAGCAACTCGGGCTGCTGTCACAGATCAGCGAGCTGCAGCGCGCCATCGAGGCCGAACGCCGCTCGAGGAAGCTCAAGGGGCGCGCTTGA
- the ruvB gene encoding Holliday junction branch migration DNA helicase RuvB — protein sequence MEFDPASRPKTLAEYVGQERLKSKLSVYLQAAKSRGEALDHTLLFGPPGLGKTTLSHIIAYEMGVNIRVTSGPAIEKPGDLAAILTNSLEEGDVLFIDEIHRLGRVAEEHLYPAMEDFKLDIVLGQGPAARTIELPLPRFTLIGATTRPGLITAPMRSRFGIIEHLEYYTAEELAQGLMRDARLSGYAIQEEAALEIGARSRGTMRIAKRWLRRVRDYAEVAGEREITLERAHESLDRLGIDSAGLDERDLKLLEALILRFAGGPVGLDTLATALSEDAATLEEVYEPYLIQLGFIKRTPRGRVATAHAYEHLGLPAPAWEE from the coding sequence ATGGAATTCGATCCTGCATCCCGCCCGAAAACGCTCGCCGAGTACGTCGGACAGGAGCGCCTCAAGAGCAAGCTGTCGGTCTACCTGCAGGCAGCCAAGTCGCGCGGCGAGGCACTCGACCATACGCTGCTGTTCGGCCCGCCCGGCCTGGGCAAGACCACGCTGTCGCACATCATCGCCTACGAGATGGGCGTGAACATCCGGGTCACCTCGGGCCCCGCCATCGAGAAGCCCGGCGACCTCGCCGCGATCCTCACCAACTCCCTCGAGGAAGGCGACGTGCTGTTTATCGACGAGATCCACCGCCTGGGCCGGGTGGCCGAAGAGCACCTGTACCCGGCGATGGAGGACTTCAAACTCGATATCGTGCTGGGCCAGGGCCCGGCGGCCCGCACCATCGAGTTGCCACTGCCGCGCTTCACCCTGATCGGGGCCACCACCCGCCCCGGACTGATCACCGCGCCCATGCGCTCGCGCTTCGGCATCATCGAGCACCTCGAGTACTACACGGCCGAGGAGCTGGCCCAGGGCCTGATGCGCGACGCACGCCTGTCGGGCTACGCCATTCAGGAGGAGGCTGCCCTGGAGATCGGAGCGCGCTCGCGCGGCACCATGCGCATCGCCAAACGCTGGCTGCGCCGCGTGCGCGACTACGCCGAGGTGGCCGGAGAACGCGAGATCACCCTCGAGCGGGCCCACGAGAGCCTAGACCGCCTGGGAATCGATTCGGCCGGCCTCGACGAGCGCGACCTCAAGCTGCTCGAGGCCCTGATCCTGCGCTTCGCGGGCGGCCCGGTGGGCCTGGATACCCTGGCGACCGCGCTGTCCGAGGACGCCGCCACCCTCGAGGAGGTGTACGAACCCTACCTGATCCAGCTGGGCTTCATCAAACGCACCCCGCGCGGGCGCGTGGCGACCGCGCACGCCTACGAGCACCTGGGTCTGCCCGCTCCTGCCTGGGAGGAGTAA
- a CDS encoding COX15/CtaA family protein — MKPPRLAFSTFAWILFAYLVLVILWGAWVRISGSGAGCGSHWPLCNGAVVPMSPTLETLTELVHRVTSTLSGLLIIAMLVWAFRRFPKGHGARLGSVLALVFVIIEGLLGAGLVVFELVGNNESAVRAVYLPLHLANTFVLLGVTAYTALTGQNIRPTLRSQGSLPLLVGGGLLLTLLVGMSGAIAALGDTLYPAHSLESALRHDFDAAAPLLIQLRVLHPTLAIASAVYLVFLGVLLSAQRSTPAVKVWSKALYLAIALQIAAGIANVALLAPGWLQIVHLLLACLMWLCTVMLCLHALDHRLVSPRLGLAGAQVGHD, encoded by the coding sequence GTGAAACCTCCACGGCTGGCTTTCAGCACGTTTGCCTGGATTCTTTTTGCCTACCTGGTCCTGGTGATCCTGTGGGGAGCCTGGGTGCGCATCTCCGGGTCCGGGGCCGGATGCGGCAGTCACTGGCCGCTGTGCAACGGCGCCGTGGTGCCGATGTCACCGACCCTGGAGACCCTCACCGAGCTGGTTCACCGCGTGACCAGCACCCTCTCGGGCCTCCTGATCATCGCGATGCTGGTGTGGGCCTTCCGCCGCTTTCCCAAGGGCCACGGTGCCCGGCTGGGCTCGGTGCTCGCCCTGGTCTTCGTGATCATCGAAGGCCTGCTGGGTGCGGGGCTGGTGGTGTTTGAGCTGGTCGGCAACAACGAGTCGGCGGTACGCGCGGTCTACCTGCCGCTGCACCTCGCCAACACCTTCGTCCTGCTCGGAGTAACGGCCTACACCGCTCTTACCGGTCAGAACATCCGCCCCACCCTGCGCTCCCAGGGCTCCTTGCCGCTGCTGGTGGGCGGGGGTCTGCTGCTGACCCTGCTCGTCGGTATGAGCGGTGCGATCGCCGCGCTGGGTGATACCCTCTACCCCGCCCACAGCCTCGAGAGTGCCTTGAGACACGACTTCGACGCGGCGGCCCCGCTCCTGATCCAGCTGCGGGTGCTGCACCCGACGCTGGCGATCGCGTCGGCCGTCTACCTGGTTTTCCTCGGTGTCCTGCTGAGTGCCCAACGTTCCACTCCGGCCGTAAAGGTCTGGAGCAAGGCCCTTTACCTGGCCATCGCGCTGCAGATCGCTGCGGGCATCGCCAACGTGGCGCTGCTGGCACCGGGCTGGCTGCAGATCGTTCACCTGCTGCTGGCCTGCCTGATGTGGCTGTGCACGGTGATGCTGTGCCTGCACGCGCTGGACCACCGTCTCGTCTCTCCCCGCCTCGGACTGGCCGGGGCACAGGTCGGCCATGATTGA
- a CDS encoding DUF4388 domain-containing protein produces the protein MLAGLLRQLPLAELFGIIQTGRKTGVLIIRHGEQGARIHFENGRIIYARVLEGPNLGEYLMRMELLDALQLQELVSLQKHENPDTPLGLLARNRGLILEDQLLQALHAQISDAVTEVLRWAQRPRTEFRFEEIGPDSSQVPTEHRFDPQAILLEATRRMDEWSQGQVESWQVLRRVEDRPGNLSLEDWELVGLVDGQRSSASIAAEFDLAEGEVYRRLYQLVERRILEVLPVRPEDPFVLVVSPSATLRRLCTLLLTRARYRAVTAASLERAAAVLEQTFVSAAVIDSRQPLNDARTLRAVRGRAYLPIIVLTNETQGLRARLARLRYVSKPLLEEPFLETVAQVARRAL, from the coding sequence ATGTTAGCGGGCCTCCTGCGGCAACTGCCGCTCGCCGAGCTGTTCGGTATCATCCAGACCGGTCGCAAGACCGGCGTGCTGATCATCCGGCACGGCGAGCAGGGCGCGCGCATCCACTTCGAAAACGGACGCATCATCTACGCCCGGGTCCTCGAGGGCCCCAACCTGGGCGAGTACCTGATGCGCATGGAGCTGCTCGACGCGTTGCAGCTGCAGGAACTGGTCTCGCTGCAAAAGCACGAGAACCCCGATACCCCGCTGGGCCTGCTGGCCCGCAACCGCGGGCTGATCCTCGAAGATCAGCTGCTGCAGGCCCTGCACGCCCAAATCAGCGACGCGGTGACCGAAGTGCTGCGCTGGGCCCAGCGCCCACGCACCGAGTTCCGCTTCGAGGAAATCGGCCCGGACTCCTCGCAGGTGCCTACCGAGCACCGCTTCGACCCGCAGGCCATCTTGCTCGAGGCCACGCGGCGCATGGACGAGTGGAGCCAGGGGCAGGTCGAGTCCTGGCAGGTGCTGCGCCGCGTGGAAGACCGTCCGGGCAACCTCAGCCTCGAGGACTGGGAACTGGTGGGGCTGGTCGACGGACAGCGATCGAGTGCTTCGATCGCCGCCGAATTCGATCTGGCCGAGGGCGAGGTGTACCGCCGCCTGTACCAGTTGGTGGAACGCCGCATCCTCGAGGTGCTCCCGGTCCGCCCCGAGGATCCCTTCGTTTTGGTGGTGAGCCCGAGCGCCACCTTGCGGCGGCTGTGCACGCTGCTGCTCACCCGCGCCCGCTACCGCGCCGTGACCGCCGCGAGCCTCGAGCGGGCCGCGGCGGTTCTCGAACAGACCTTTGTGAGTGCGGCCGTGATCGACTCGCGACAGCCGCTGAACGATGCGCGCACCCTGCGCGCCGTGCGCGGACGCGCGTACCTGCCGATCATCGTGCTGACCAACGAGACGCAAGGGCTGCGCGCCCGGCTCGCACGGCTGCGCTACGTATCCAAACCGCTGCTCGAGGAGCCGTTTCTCGAGACCGTGGCGCAAGTTGCGCGCCGCGCCCTGTGA
- a CDS encoding cbb3-type cytochrome c oxidase subunit I, translating to MAFNVPSVSREKPGIGAILWDYMTTGDHKKIGILYIITSILGFALAGLLALAIRIQLAVPNNTFLVGQQYNEVLTMHGAIMLFFFIIPFGLVGFGNYLLPLMLGERDVALPRVNTFAFWLFAFSLVLIATSFAIGGPAAVGWTFYYPLSVQGGPGTDAFLVGLMLNGVASLLGSANFVATVLNVRARGMGVWKMPVFVWGIFSTSLLQLLTLGGLTAAALVTFMERKMGISLFNPSMGGVPVLMQQFFWFYSHPAVYVMLLPYLGIAAEIASVFSRRPLFGYRVMVYALLGIVLLSMLVWVHHMFAVGLPDTWQLAFAIATMLVAVPTGIKLFNYIGTMWHGRIVLKSPMYWLIGFIFNFIIGGITGVTLGLIPFDYAVTDSYYVVAHFHNVLMFGTAFLVMAGVYYWWPKMTGRMLSEKLGLWHFWLFIIGSWVTFMPQYILGLLGMPRRYYTYPDGNYLWNDLNLLSTIGALILGLGGLVWVINMLRSFSAGERAGDNPWGGYTLEWLTSSPPKDYNFDVELPRVFPTERPLYDWEKQGLKFKPIDPATIHLPQPTIWPFITALGLLIMGMGLTYSWFDRLDFWAWWIWIGTAVTLVGLFKWAGTHEYAVPVHHHHLTRYSNGFLGMAWFILSEVSLFGVLIVGYLYLRARGLAVPPPERPEIWLAALNTLILVTSSGVVHGAEQDLKRGRFSRFRLGLFITLVLGGIFTLFQVYEFVKFGAEVDWTQNLWASAFFTLVGLHGLHILIGATGIALPYYQAMTGKMDKHNHGSIEAAAMYWHLVDIVWILILVIFYIW from the coding sequence ATGGCATTTAACGTTCCGTCGGTCTCGCGGGAAAAGCCCGGTATCGGTGCGATTCTGTGGGACTACATGACCACGGGCGACCACAAGAAGATCGGGATTCTGTACATCATCACCTCGATCCTCGGTTTTGCCCTGGCCGGTCTGCTGGCACTGGCGATCCGCATCCAGCTTGCCGTTCCCAACAACACCTTCTTGGTGGGTCAGCAGTACAACGAAGTGCTGACCATGCACGGCGCCATCATGCTGTTCTTCTTCATCATCCCGTTCGGGTTGGTGGGGTTTGGCAACTACCTGCTCCCCTTGATGCTGGGCGAGCGGGACGTGGCGCTGCCCAGGGTGAACACCTTTGCTTTCTGGCTGTTCGCCTTCTCGCTGGTCCTGATCGCCACTAGCTTCGCCATCGGCGGACCGGCGGCGGTCGGCTGGACCTTCTACTATCCGCTCTCGGTGCAGGGCGGCCCGGGCACCGACGCCTTCTTGGTCGGCCTGATGCTCAACGGTGTGGCCTCGCTGCTCGGTTCGGCCAACTTCGTGGCGACCGTGCTGAACGTGCGCGCCCGCGGCATGGGTGTGTGGAAGATGCCGGTGTTCGTGTGGGGCATCTTCTCGACCTCGCTGCTGCAGCTGCTGACCCTGGGCGGTCTGACCGCCGCCGCGCTCGTGACCTTCATGGAGCGCAAGATGGGCATCTCGCTGTTCAACCCGTCGATGGGCGGCGTGCCGGTGCTGATGCAGCAGTTCTTCTGGTTCTACTCGCACCCGGCGGTGTACGTGATGCTGCTGCCCTACCTGGGCATCGCTGCCGAGATCGCCTCGGTGTTCAGCCGCCGTCCGCTGTTCGGCTACCGCGTGATGGTGTACGCGCTGCTGGGCATCGTGCTGCTGTCGATGCTGGTGTGGGTGCACCACATGTTCGCAGTGGGCCTGCCCGACACCTGGCAGTTGGCCTTCGCGATCGCGACCATGCTGGTCGCCGTACCTACCGGCATCAAGCTCTTTAACTACATCGGTACCATGTGGCACGGCCGGATCGTGCTCAAGAGCCCGATGTACTGGCTGATCGGCTTCATCTTCAACTTCATCATCGGCGGCATCACCGGCGTGACCCTGGGTCTGATTCCCTTCGACTACGCCGTGACCGATTCGTACTACGTGGTGGCGCACTTCCACAACGTGCTGATGTTCGGCACCGCCTTCTTGGTGATGGCCGGCGTGTACTACTGGTGGCCCAAGATGACCGGGCGCATGCTCTCGGAAAAGCTGGGCCTGTGGCACTTCTGGCTGTTCATCATCGGTTCGTGGGTGACCTTCATGCCCCAGTACATCCTGGGTCTGCTGGGCATGCCGCGCCGCTACTACACCTACCCCGACGGCAACTACCTCTGGAACGACCTGAACCTGCTGTCCACCATCGGTGCTTTGATCCTGGGTCTGGGCGGCCTGGTCTGGGTCATCAACATGCTGCGTTCGTTCAGCGCCGGAGAGCGCGCCGGGGACAACCCCTGGGGCGGTTATACCCTCGAGTGGCTGACCTCGAGCCCGCCGAAGGACTACAACTTCGATGTGGAACTGCCGCGCGTGTTCCCTACCGAGCGTCCGCTGTACGACTGGGAGAAGCAGGGCCTCAAGTTCAAGCCGATCGATCCGGCGACCATTCACCTGCCCCAGCCGACCATCTGGCCGTTCATCACCGCCCTGGGTCTGCTGATCATGGGTATGGGCCTGACCTACAGCTGGTTTGACCGCCTCGACTTCTGGGCGTGGTGGATCTGGATCGGCACCGCCGTGACCCTGGTGGGTCTGTTCAAGTGGGCGGGTACGCATGAGTACGCGGTTCCGGTGCACCACCACCACCTGACCCGCTACAGCAACGGCTTCTTGGGCATGGCGTGGTTCATCCTGTCGGAAGTCTCGCTGTTCGGCGTGCTGATCGTCGGCTACCTGTACCTGCGCGCCCGTGGCCTGGCCGTTCCGCCGCCCGAGCGCCCCGAGATCTGGCTGGCGGCCTTGAACACCCTGATCCTGGTGACGTCGTCGGGCGTGGTGCACGGCGCCGAGCAGGACCTCAAGCGCGGCCGCTTCAGCCGCTTCCGCCTGGGTCTCTTTATCACCCTGGTGCTGGGCGGGATCTTCACCCTGTTCCAGGTGTACGAGTTCGTCAAGTTCGGCGCGGAAGTCGACTGGACCCAGAACCTGTGGGCCTCGGCGTTCTTCACGCTGGTCGGCCTGCACGGTCTGCACATCCTGATCGGTGCGACCGGCATCGCCTTGCCGTACTACCAGGCCATGACCGGCAAGATGGACAAGCACAACCACGGTTCCATCGAAGCCGCCGCCATGTACTGGCACCTGGTCGACATCGTGTGGATCTTGATTCTCGTGATCTTCTACATCTGGTAA
- a CDS encoding SCO family protein: protein MKQIWPWLLASLLVIAAYFGYRALARPELRGTPVQAQPLVTSAALTGSDGRTHRLEDFRGKVTLVFFGYANCPDVCPLTLGNLARTYEDLGSPRDLQVAMITVDPENDTPGRLRSYMKQFNPAFLGLTGEPSEIARTAAAFYVFSNNRGGGLVDHSDQVMVVDRQGRLRLIYNQEKLGRGELHADLPEILRW, encoded by the coding sequence ATGAAACAGATCTGGCCCTGGCTGCTCGCATCGCTGCTCGTGATTGCCGCCTATTTCGGCTACCGTGCCCTGGCACGGCCCGAGCTGCGCGGCACTCCGGTGCAGGCTCAGCCGCTGGTGACCAGCGCGGCTCTTACAGGATCCGACGGGCGCACGCACCGCCTCGAGGACTTCCGGGGCAAGGTAACGCTGGTATTTTTCGGTTACGCGAACTGCCCGGACGTGTGCCCGCTGACGCTGGGCAACCTGGCGCGCACCTACGAGGACCTGGGAAGCCCCAGGGACTTGCAGGTCGCCATGATCACGGTGGACCCGGAAAACGACACGCCCGGGCGGCTGCGCAGCTACATGAAGCAGTTCAATCCCGCCTTCTTGGGCCTGACCGGTGAGCCGTCCGAGATCGCCCGCACGGCCGCCGCGTTCTACGTGTTCTCGAACAACCGCGGGGGCGGGCTGGTGGACCACTCGGACCAGGTGATGGTGGTGGACCGCCAGGGACGGCTGCGCCTGATCTACAACCAGGAGAAGTTGGGGCGGGGCGAGTTGCACGCTGACTTGCCGGAGATCTTGCGGTGGTAG
- a CDS encoding ScyD/ScyE family protein: protein MKNVSLKFALIATLALTVASAQTAPTPAGDRLGGGFNGPQGVLVGPDGVYVIDSGVGGDATINVRSPEGTVGPAKFGESARVVRVAPDGTQTVIATLPSLLGGMEAVGGARLAWLGNTLYATSGDWSEANEGSRPAKMSAVVRLEGGSATEVANTWDLEATRNPDGYEKYSHPYAMAAGPDGKLWVADAGANNLLRVDPASGVVELVAVMPAQPSAQANPGRGGKSESDAVPTGLAFGDDGSAYVALLPGSFMPEAAKVYRVSGAGEVSEYAGGLSTVTDLRRGPDGNLYATQLGQFGEQGPVPGSGSVVRVVPGGKPEVVISGLTLPSSLDFNADGDVYVVTGALGAPGSGELMVFKGVAAKK, encoded by the coding sequence ATGAAGAACGTATCTCTGAAGTTCGCCCTGATCGCCACGCTCGCCCTGACCGTCGCCTCCGCGCAGACCGCCCCCACCCCGGCCGGAGATCGGCTCGGCGGCGGCTTTAACGGACCGCAAGGGGTGCTGGTCGGCCCCGACGGGGTGTACGTGATCGACTCGGGCGTGGGCGGCGACGCTACGATCAACGTCCGCAGCCCCGAAGGCACTGTGGGTCCGGCCAAGTTCGGTGAGTCGGCGCGCGTGGTGCGGGTAGCGCCCGACGGCACCCAGACCGTGATTGCCACCTTGCCCTCGCTGCTGGGCGGGATGGAAGCAGTAGGCGGCGCGCGCCTGGCCTGGCTGGGCAACACCCTGTACGCCACCAGCGGCGACTGGAGCGAGGCCAACGAAGGCAGCCGTCCGGCCAAGATGAGCGCGGTCGTCCGGCTCGAGGGGGGCAGCGCGACCGAGGTCGCCAATACCTGGGACCTCGAGGCGACCCGGAACCCGGACGGTTACGAGAAGTACTCGCATCCCTACGCCATGGCAGCCGGTCCGGACGGCAAGCTGTGGGTGGCCGACGCCGGGGCCAACAACCTGCTGCGGGTGGATCCGGCCAGCGGCGTGGTCGAACTGGTTGCGGTGATGCCGGCCCAGCCGTCTGCGCAGGCGAACCCGGGGCGCGGCGGCAAATCCGAGTCGGACGCGGTGCCCACCGGGCTCGCCTTTGGAGACGACGGCAGCGCGTACGTGGCGCTGCTGCCCGGCTCGTTCATGCCCGAGGCCGCCAAGGTGTACCGGGTCAGTGGCGCGGGAGAGGTCAGCGAGTACGCGGGCGGCCTCTCGACCGTCACCGACTTGCGCAGGGGCCCCGACGGCAACCTGTACGCCACCCAGCTGGGCCAGTTCGGGGAGCAGGGCCCGGTGCCCGGTAGCGGCAGCGTGGTCCGGGTGGTACCGGGCGGCAAGCCCGAAGTGGTGATCTCGGGCCTGACCCTGCCCTCCTCGCTCGACTTCAACGCGGACGGCGACGTTTACGTGGTGACCGGAGCGCTGGGTGCGCCGGGCAGCGGCGAGCTGATGGTCTTCAAGGGCGTGGCGGCCAAGAAGTAA
- the coxB gene encoding cytochrome c oxidase subunit II, with the protein MLNRFRDLALLFAVLASSEVLAQDRRLNVLDPTSATNREITDLVIWSLVFSVIVLLGTGGALFYAVAKFRAKPGQTGDAPQFHGNNRLEVVLIAVPLLIVTILSILTAQSMARLNRAPEPAVVVDVKGWQFWWDFHYKNEGIRNSNEVVIPAGRPVLFNITSGDVIHSFWATSLGIKRDAIPMQSNRLVLTAEAPGVYYGQCAELCGASHANMLFRVIALPAEEYDAWVASVKAYQAPAPASANLQNGERVFAANCAACHAIQGTNYKGVAGPDLSYFGDRITLGAGIWPNTREYLIPWLKNPPKVKPGAKMPAFDGSKNATGQASVKLSDQEIEDLAAYLESLKLEDSRFDFKARKDLQLK; encoded by the coding sequence ATGTTGAACCGTTTTCGTGATCTGGCACTGCTGTTCGCGGTTCTGGCCTCGAGCGAGGTCCTGGCTCAGGATCGCCGCCTGAACGTGCTGGACCCTACTTCGGCGACCAACCGCGAAATCACCGACCTGGTGATCTGGAGCTTGGTCTTCTCGGTGATCGTTCTGCTCGGTACCGGAGGGGCCCTGTTCTACGCGGTCGCGAAGTTCCGGGCCAAACCCGGACAGACCGGTGACGCTCCGCAGTTTCACGGCAACAACCGCCTCGAGGTGGTCCTGATCGCCGTACCTCTGCTGATCGTGACCATCTTGTCGATTCTCACCGCTCAGAGCATGGCGCGCCTCAACCGCGCCCCGGAGCCGGCCGTGGTGGTGGACGTCAAGGGCTGGCAGTTCTGGTGGGACTTTCACTACAAGAACGAGGGCATCCGCAACTCGAACGAGGTGGTGATCCCGGCGGGACGTCCGGTGTTGTTCAACATCACCAGCGGTGACGTCATTCACTCGTTCTGGGCGACCTCGCTTGGCATCAAGCGCGACGCCATTCCGATGCAGAGCAACCGTCTGGTCCTGACCGCAGAGGCACCCGGCGTCTATTACGGCCAGTGCGCCGAGCTGTGCGGCGCTTCGCACGCCAACATGCTGTTCCGCGTGATCGCGCTGCCCGCCGAGGAGTACGACGCCTGGGTGGCGAGTGTCAAGGCTTATCAGGCCCCCGCTCCGGCCAGCGCCAACCTGCAAAACGGTGAGCGGGTCTTCGCGGCGAACTGCGCGGCCTGCCACGCGATCCAGGGCACCAACTACAAAGGGGTGGCGGGTCCGGACCTGTCGTACTTCGGAGACCGCATCACCCTGGGGGCCGGCATCTGGCCCAACACCCGCGAATACCTGATTCCCTGGCTCAAGAACCCGCCCAAGGTCAAGCCCGGCGCCAAGATGCCCGCCTTCGACGGCAGCAAGAACGCCACCGGGCAAGCCAGCGTCAAGCTCTCTGACCAGGAGATCGAGGATCTGGCCGCCTACCTCGAGAGCCTCAAACTCGAGGATTCGCGCTTCGACTTCAAGGCCCGTAAGGATCTGCAACTCAAGTAA
- a CDS encoding heme o synthase — MIDKSTVLERATWRDYLALTKPKVISLLLFTTLAAMFMAARGMPDPLLLLIVSVGGYMSAGAAGVFNMIIDRDIDRKMVRTSKRSTASGKISSRNALIFGSALTVISTALLWGAANLLTAVLALAGLLTYVLVYTLWLKRNTWHNIVIGGAAGCFPPLVGWAAVTGDLNLFAWYLFAIIFFWTPVHFWALALMIKDDYAKVGVPMLPVVHGDRLTVVQIFLYAILTAVLSFFPLFIREAGWIYLVSASILNVLLIVRAVMLYRTINRKRSVSLYLYSMLYLALLFLAMAVDRSVLA, encoded by the coding sequence ATGATTGATAAATCTACCGTTCTCGAACGGGCCACGTGGCGGGACTACCTCGCGCTCACCAAGCCCAAGGTCATCAGCCTGCTGCTGTTCACCACCCTTGCCGCCATGTTCATGGCGGCGCGCGGCATGCCCGATCCCCTGCTGCTTTTGATCGTGAGCGTGGGCGGTTACATGTCGGCTGGCGCAGCCGGGGTGTTCAACATGATCATCGACCGCGACATCGATCGGAAGATGGTCCGCACCTCCAAGCGCTCCACCGCCTCGGGCAAGATCTCCTCGAGAAACGCCCTCATCTTTGGCAGTGCGCTCACCGTGATCTCCACCGCCCTGCTGTGGGGTGCGGCGAACCTGCTCACGGCGGTGCTGGCCCTGGCCGGTCTGCTGACCTACGTGCTGGTCTACACCCTGTGGCTCAAGCGCAATACCTGGCACAACATCGTGATCGGTGGGGCAGCCGGCTGCTTTCCACCGCTGGTGGGCTGGGCTGCGGTCACCGGCGACCTCAACCTGTTCGCCTGGTACCTGTTCGCCATCATCTTCTTCTGGACCCCGGTTCACTTCTGGGCTCTGGCGCTGATGATCAAGGACGATTACGCCAAGGTGGGGGTGCCGATGCTGCCGGTGGTCCACGGTGACCGGCTCACCGTGGTGCAGATTTTCCTGTACGCGATCCTGACGGCGGTCCTCAGCTTCTTTCCGCTGTTCATTCGTGAGGCGGGCTGGATTTACCTCGTCTCGGCAAGCATACTGAACGTGTTGCTGATTGTGCGTGCGGTCATGCTTTACCGCACCATCAACCGCAAGCGCTCGGTGTCGCTGTATCTCTACTCGATGCTCTATCTCGCCCTGCTGTTCCTGGCGATGGCGGTAGACCGCTCGGTGTTGGCATGA